The Mustela nigripes isolate SB6536 chromosome 11, MUSNIG.SB6536, whole genome shotgun sequence genomic interval TCTCGTCCAAGGCCTGGGGTCCCCAGAAGGTGCTGCGGactggggccctgggtggggtgtgggggcccaaggagctgggaggggtgaggggagctaacggggtggggggggcagagggggcaggcGGGGCTGTTGCCCGGGCCTCCAAGGTGCCCCCCGGGGTGGGAGGGTCTGGGGCCCGGTCCATCAGCAGGGGGACCGCAGAGCCGTACCAGTCCTCCGAACGCTCTCGGGGGGTGCCCCTGGGCTCGATCCACAGTTCTCCTCCCGGGCGCCAGACCAGGGTGGGCGCGTGGTGGCTGGGGTCTGCGTGCTGGGAGCGGCGGAACAGGCGTTCTGCCAACACGGCTGTGCTCAGGAGGAAGAGCGCGGCCAGGGAGGCCAGCGCCAGCATGATGGGGATGCAGGGTCCGCACGGCAGCGGGGGCCACGAGCCCATCTCGGGCACAGGGAGGCCCCCCGTGTGCCCAAAGGGCTGCTCTGGAGTGGAAGGCATCTGGAGAGACAAGGGTGGGGAGAGTAAGGCATCGAGACTGGGTGGGCACGGCCTAGAGGGCGCGAGAGGCAGTGAGTGTCCGGACCCcagtgaggacagaggcagaggcccaAGGGGCTCAGTATCTGGCCTGGAAAGCAGACCCAGGCAGACAGAGGAGCCAAGGGGACCCAAaagggcaagagagagacagaagcctggaGAGCCAGGGCCCCTCTGTGGCCGGGAGCCCAACACTCCTGctcaggctccccacccagctcgCTTCCAGAAGCCTTGGTTCCCTCTACGACCCCGTGGTGCCTCAGACAAAACTCTAAGGGCCctagcacccccccacccctgcgccCTAGGTCTTGCTGGAGCCTCAGAGGAAGTCGTGGGTAAGGAAATCAgagtcccccgccccccgccggctCCCGTCCTGGGTGAGCACCCACCCGCCGTAGGCTGGCCCCGTGGACGTTCCTGCGGCCTCACGACTCTCCCCGTGAAGCAGGTCTTGCTCTCTCCAGGCTCCGCTTCGCTTGCTGTCGTGCTAGGCGTCAGGCGTCCCCACCGCACCTGTGGCTGTCCCCACCGACTCCGTCTCCCTGGCTTGCCTCTGCCCGCCGGGCCCCACACCTACAGGGGCCTCGCCCCGGCGCAGCCCCAGGGCTCCTGGCTCTCTGTTCGGAGCTCTCCTCCCTGTGCAGGAGGGTGCCGGGCGGCGGCCCCGCATGAGGGCGGAAGGGAGGGCACCACCTGTTGCCGGGCGACGGTGCCCCAACTCCTCCAGGCCCAGTGGGGTTTCCTAGGCGACCTGGGGGGGATGTGGTCAGTGTGGTGGAGAGGCGCTTCCTGCAGAGAGGCGGGGCCCGAACCGGGCAGTGGTCGGTTGTACTGAACTCCGGCTCACCCCATAgtcaggccccaggccccagaaCATTCACccggagacagagaaggaggtcGGTTTGCAGAGCCCCGAGGCTCCTGGCTTCCCCCCGTAGGGGGTTGCCCTGTCCCCTGCCTGCCCATAGGACCCCACCAAACCTGCTCCCGCCGCCCAGCCCACACCCCCCTCCAGCCTTCCCCATCCTTCTCATGAACAGACATCTCCTTGTCTTCAGGCCTTGTGGTCTCCGTTTTGGCCGGAAGACATCTGTGAGGTGAGGCGTGGGTAGGAGCGGAGTAAGGCCTCTGGGAAGAACCCACGGTCGGGCTGAGGCCTATCTCCAAGGCTCTGGACATTTGCCACCCTGGTCCTTTCTCCTGGGGTCAGGGGTCAGAGGAGCCTGGGGGCGGGGCATGAGGGAGAGTCCTCAGCCACTTGGGTCCTTTCAGAGATGGTCTAGTTTGACTCGATGGCAGACAGATGATGAGCAGGCCCCACAGAAGGGCCGTGTCGTGCCCAAGGTTGCACAGCCCATGTAGGTGTTAGGGACCAGAGAAGCACAGCTCTAAATTCCTAGTCCAGCAAGCAACCAAACACAACGCAACTCTTACTCAGggttcatattttcttttgcaaaatgaCAGCCATCGAATAAGAAAGGCTAAACAATACGTAATATGAATGTCCACTGAAACGTAAGCGTCTTACCAGATGGTCACAAGGGCAGTTGCTGCGTCCTGGAGGCTTGCGTCCTgtgcaggcgggggtgggggcggggcgggtgcagagaaagacagacagaatcccaagcaggctccatgctcctcATGCAGGCTGacttggggtttgatctcatgaccctgatcatgacctgagttgagatcaagagtcagatgcttaactgactgagtcatccagatgCTGCTGTATGTTTTAAttctatcacttaaaaaaaaaaaaaaaattcttaacattttttaaatagttccttaaaaaattaaaaatagaattacccggTGATCCAGCAATGATATTTCTATGTATATCCAGAAGAACTGAAAGCACAGAGTCAAACAGGTATTTGCACACCATTGTTGATTCGCCGTGTTATTCCCAGCAGCCAACAGGTGGGAAAAACTCAAATGTCTGTCAacggaggataaacagaaggccGAATGCATACCCACCTATGCACAGACACGGCggactattattcagccctaaaaaggaaggacagtctgacacctgctacaacatgggtgaaccttgaaaaccatatgctgggggcacctgggtagctcagttggttaagcgtctgccttcagctcagttcgtgatcccaggggcctgggatggagtcccacactgggctccttgctcagcggggaacctgattCTCTCGTGAGCTCGTGCTTGCTCAcgctctctaacaaataaaatcgtaaaaaaaaaaaaaaaaagaagaagaagaagaagaagaagaagaaagaaagaaaactgtatgctaagtgaaataagcctgtcacagaaggacaaatacgaTAGAATTCCACTAGTACGAGTTCTGCAGAGCAAGCAAAGTCCCGAGGACAAAGCAAGTAGAATGGAGGTTGTCGGAGGCTCCGGGGAAGGGCACGGGGGCTGTCGTTAGTGGGTACAGAATCTCAGTTTGACAAGACGAAACATTCTcaggatggatggtggtgatggtcgcACAGCCGTGTACTgacctgtacacttaaaaaatcattaaaatgggggcgcctgggtggctccgtgggttaagcctctcccttcggctcaggacatgatttcagggtcctgggatcaggccccgcatcaggctttctgcttggtggggagcctgcttcctccctctctctctgcctacttgtgatctttctctgtgtcaaataaacaaataagatattttttaaaaaatcattaacatGGTAAAATCTATGTTGTAagtattttactacaataaatacgctaaataataataaataataatatagaaaattGAAACATAGAGAAGGAAACTATGGCTTGCGATTGCCTCATTCCCGAATAAgcctgcattcttttttttaagattttattttttaaaaaaagactttttatttttaagtaatctctacaccaaacgtggggctcaaactcacaaccctgaaagagtcacatgctccattgactaagccagccagttTCCCCagcctgcaatttttttttttttttttttacaaccttCTGCATGGCAGGGATCAGAACCCCAGATGTCCTGACCCTCAGGTTCCTCCCACTGCACTGCTCAAGAGTTTCTGAAACCAGAAATCAGGAAGTTACTCAAGGAGTGTGGGCGATAGAGAAATCTCTGGGTCAGAAGTctattaaaggggcgcctgggtggcttagtgggttaagccgctgcctttggctcaggtcatgatctcagggtcctgggatcgagccctgcatcgggctctctgctcagcagggagcctgcttccccttctctctctgcctgcctctctgcctacttgtgatctctctctgtcaaataaataaataaaaatcttaaaaaaaaaaaaaaaaagaagtctattaAACAAGCCTTGGTGGGGGGTGTCTTCAGGGTTGATGATGGGGTGCTCCTGGGGGTAGATGTTCAGGGGGCAACCTGATTGTACCTGGAACCAGCAAGAGAAAACTTAATTCTCCTAGACTAGATGGCGGGCTTGTGGGCTGCCGTGTGCAGAATTCTGTCCAAGGGGCTCTTCCCTCTTAAGTGTATGTGgtggttttaaaactttttaaaaaaaaattatttatttattttgacacagagagagatcacaagcaggcagagaggcaggcagggagagagggggaatcaggctccctgctgagcagagagcccgatgcgggaccctgagaccacgaactgaggcaaaggcagaggctttaacctactaagccaccaaGCTGCCCCTAtgtggtggttttaaaacatgTCTGCAAATTCCTTGACATTCCTTTTATCATAGGGTGGGGTCTtgtcatgccccccccccccccgcctcccccactgCCCCGTGCCCTCCCCACTCCCGGTCTCTTGACCAGAGGCTGGCCTTAGTGACTGACTTCCAATGAATGGAAGAGAGTAGAACTGACAGCACATCCCAGGcctacgctgaaaataaataaaatctttaaaatatatatattttaaaaaataaaaataatttttaaaaggggcAGAGCTCCCACATGGCTTGGACTTGCTGTCTGTCGATCATTTGTCATCTATCAGCTATGTATCTCAATGCTCCCTCTTGGAACCCCAGTCGCCAtgtgtgaggaagcccaagcaaGATGCATGCAAGTGCCCTGGTCCAAGTCCCCGCTGTAGTCCCAAATGACAGCCAACATCAGCCACTTTAAGTGAGCCACTCCTCAGATGACTCTCCCCCAGCTTCCACACCACGTCAAGTGCAACAGAGACAAGCTTTCCCCACTGAGTCCTCTTGAAAACAGAGTtattggggcacctcggtggctgggtgggttcagcgtctgccttcgactccggtcatgatctcaggatcctgggatcgagccccacccacatcaggcttcttgtgctgcagggagtctgcttctccctctccctctgcctgctgctcccttggctcatgctctctctctcaatcattctctcaaataagtaaataaaatcttaaaaagaaaaaagaacagatttataagaaaaatcagtatcggggcgcctgggtggctcagtgggttaacgcctctgtcttcggctcaggtcatgatctcagggtcctgggatcgagccccgcatcgggctctctgctcagcagggagcctgcttccccctctctctctgcctgcctctctgcctactagtgatctctgtctatcaaatagataaataaaatcttaaaaaaaaaaaaaaaaaggaaggaagaaaaaaagagaaatcagtgtCACTGCCTCAGGTCACTAGGTTTGGGGAGGTTTGTAACTGGACGGCTCTCCGGCATGGCTCTCTCGGGCGATGAGTAAGGACTTGCTTCAGAATCGCCCGGGGGCCTTCTCCGGCGCGCACTCCTCATCCCTcggtccccaccctccccccaccccaccccggatCTCTTCCACCGTTTTAGGGCCTGAGCTGGGGAAGGCAAAACAGCCGCAGCAGCAGTGGCACTGAGGTTGGTGAGGAAAGGTCACAAGCCATTGGGATGTGCCCTCCCCCCGCAGCTGAGACCCAGGACACCTGCTCTGTCCTATGCAGTGGTCATCAGCCACGTGCGGTTCTTCAAATTCAGTGTAATTCCAATAAAGGACTCCAGTCCTTCCGTCTCACTAGTTACATTTCAGGTACTCAGTGGGCGTGTGCAGCCAGTGCTGGCCCCCGGACCCTGCGGCGTGGCTGAAGAATGTTCCCCGGCCACACAGAGCTCTGTTGGGCTGCGCTGCACTTGAACCCAGAGCCATccaagggcaggggagggcagcaTCTCCTGGGAGTGCCTTGGCTTGGGGATCTAGGGCTCCGCCCGGAACCTGGCCAGTAAGAGGCTCCAGGTGATCCGGGGAGCGCAGCGCAGGCAGAACCTCACAAGCTTGGGGCACAGCAGAAGCACCTGggaaggtctttttaaaaaaaaaaaaaaaaaaaaaaaaaaaaacaaaagctcaaCGCTGtagggtctctgggtggctcagccagttaagcgtctgccttcagagggggtcatgatcccaagatcctgggatcctgtgccctgctcagcggggagtctgcttgtccctctccccctgcttgtgcattctcactctctctcgcaaaaatgaacaatatctttttttttaaagagagagagagagaggagaataaaCGTTTGACGATGTAGCCACACCCCAGATGGAGACCGTCAGAGCCTCCCAGGAGGTGGGGCCCAGGCAGTCTTCTTAGGGCTTTCTGGGTGATTCCAACATGCAGCCCAGGTTCAGAACCGCTGCTCTCCTCTGTCCTCAGGGGAGTCCAGCCACTTCTGCCCTGTTGTGGGCACTTGCTGGGTTCTCTCAGGAGCAGGACCATGGGGGGAAGCACCTTTTCTGAGTGGTTCCTACCATGTCACCCGGCTCCTAGCCGTGAGTTACTGGGCCAACACTTCCTGCCCGCTGGACCAGGCAGTTCTCTCCCTCAGAACTTCAGGTCTGAGAGGGAATGACTGCCGGGGTGACTGCACCTGTTAGATGTAAAAGTGAGGAACTCTCTGTGACCCCACGCCCATCACATGGACCAGAGAAGTGGAGGCACCAGCCTGCAGACGGAGCAATGGAgagaccatttctttttcttttttttttctttttttaagatcttatttatttatttgacagagggaaatcacaagtaggcagagaggcaggctgagagagagaggaagggaagcaggccccctgctgagcagagagcccgatgcgggactcgatcccaggaccctggaatcatgacctgaaccgaaggcagtggcttaacccactgag includes:
- the C11H16orf54 gene encoding transmembrane protein C16orf54 homolog is translated as MPSTPEQPFGHTGGLPVPEMGSWPPLPCGPCIPIMLALASLAALFLLSTAVLAERLFRRSQHADPSHHAPTLVWRPGGELWIEPRGTPRERSEDWYGSAVPLLMDRAPDPPTPGGTLEARATAPPAPSAPPTPLAPLTPPSSLGPHTPPRAPVRSTFWGPQALDERPCAPGLVSWAEPEHRPEATVHLGSPQAQRQQLGSPDLEWGPQPRVTLEQISAFWRRESRTSVGF